Proteins from one Litoribrevibacter albus genomic window:
- the iscR gene encoding Fe-S cluster assembly transcriptional regulator IscR, whose amino-acid sequence MRLTTKGRYAVTAMLDLALHAEKGPISLADISQRQGISLSYLEQLFAKLRRSGLVNSVRGPGGGYRLSRDGSEIFVAQVIDAVSETVDTTRCGGTGGCQDGDLCLTHYLWQDLSEQIHEFLSGISLAQLVAKTEVREVAQRQDLKQRQGMLDNIITSM is encoded by the coding sequence ATGCGTTTGACAACCAAAGGTCGTTATGCAGTAACGGCGATGCTTGATTTAGCACTTCATGCCGAAAAAGGTCCTATCAGTCTGGCTGACATTTCTCAACGTCAGGGCATTTCTCTTTCTTATCTTGAACAGCTTTTTGCCAAGCTTCGTCGAAGTGGCTTGGTAAATAGTGTGCGTGGTCCTGGTGGTGGTTACCGATTAAGTCGTGATGGTTCTGAGATCTTTGTGGCTCAAGTAATTGATGCCGTTAGTGAGACCGTAGATACCACTCGTTGTGGTGGCACTGGTGGTTGTCAGGATGGTGATCTCTGCCTGACTCATTATTTGTGGCAAGACCTCAGTGAACAGATTCATGAGTTTTTAAGTGGAATTTCACTGGCACAATTAGTGGCAAAAACTGAAGTGAGAGAAGTGGCTCAAAGACAAGATTTAAAACAGCGCCAAGGTATGCTGGATAACATTATTACGTCCATGTAA
- a CDS encoding IscS subfamily cysteine desulfurase, whose translation MRTPIYLDYAATAPVDPRVAEKMYDCLTLEGNFGNPASRSHKYGWLAEEAVEIARGQVADLINADPREIVITSGATESDNLALKGAAHYLSSEQGGAKGKHLITSAYEHKAVLDSCKALEAEGFEITYIKPTSDGLISVEDISAAIRPDTLLVSVMHVNNELGTINDIAAIGQLCRSRSVLFHVDAAQSVGKIPVDVKSMNVDLMSISAHKLYGPKGIGCLFVRRDPSVKILAQIHGGGHERGMRSGTLATHQIVGMGEAAAIASRELTQEMEYLTGLRNKLWHGFQALDCVSVNGTLDRHIPGILNVSFSGVDGETLLMSLHDIAVSTGSACTSATVEPSYVLKTLGLNDELAHASIRFSIGRFTTEEEIDYTVNKVVEVVSRLKS comes from the coding sequence ATGCGTACACCTATATATTTAGATTATGCAGCAACAGCTCCGGTCGATCCTCGGGTTGCTGAAAAAATGTATGATTGCCTGACGTTGGAAGGCAATTTCGGTAATCCTGCGTCTCGTTCTCATAAGTATGGTTGGTTGGCTGAAGAAGCTGTTGAGATCGCTCGCGGTCAGGTGGCGGATTTAATTAACGCCGATCCCAGAGAAATCGTTATTACCTCGGGTGCAACCGAATCGGATAACCTGGCATTGAAAGGTGCTGCTCATTACTTATCTTCCGAACAAGGTGGCGCCAAAGGTAAACATCTTATTACTTCTGCTTATGAGCACAAGGCTGTGTTGGATAGCTGTAAAGCGCTGGAAGCTGAAGGTTTTGAGATTACCTACATTAAGCCTACGTCTGACGGCTTGATTTCTGTAGAAGATATAAGCGCAGCTATTCGACCTGATACGCTGCTAGTTTCCGTTATGCATGTTAACAATGAGTTGGGCACAATTAATGATATTGCGGCCATTGGCCAGCTCTGTCGTTCGCGCTCTGTTTTGTTTCACGTAGATGCAGCTCAAAGCGTGGGTAAGATCCCTGTTGATGTGAAATCCATGAATGTGGATTTGATGTCGATTTCTGCTCATAAGCTCTATGGTCCAAAGGGTATCGGATGTTTATTTGTTCGTAGGGACCCTTCTGTTAAAATTCTCGCCCAAATTCATGGCGGTGGTCATGAACGTGGTATGCGCTCAGGTACTTTGGCTACCCATCAGATTGTAGGTATGGGTGAAGCGGCAGCCATCGCTTCGCGAGAACTGACTCAAGAAATGGAATACCTTACTGGATTACGAAATAAGCTCTGGCATGGTTTTCAGGCTTTAGATTGTGTGTCTGTTAATGGCACCTTAGATCGTCATATCCCAGGTATTTTGAATGTAAGTTTTTCCGGCGTGGATGGGGAAACCTTGTTGATGTCTTTGCATGACATCGCTGTAAGTACAGGCTCTGCGTGTACCTCAGCCACTGTTGAACCTTCTTATGTTCTGAAAACGTTAGGCCTGAACGATGAACTGGCTCATGCCTCGATTCGTTTTTCAATTGGTCGGTTTACCACAGAAGAAGAAATTGATTACACCGTTAACAAGGTTGTTGAGGTGGTGAGTCGCCTTAAAAGCTAA
- the sufB gene encoding Fe-S cluster assembly protein SufB — protein sequence MTEEINELIKSEYEAGFVTDIESETLPPGINEDVIRFISKKKNEPEWLLEWRLKAFNVWQEMDEPKWAHVHYPEIDFQAVSYYSAPKSMDDKPKSLDEVDPELLRTYEKLGIPLHEQEILAGVAVDVVFDSVSVATTFREKLKEAGVIFMPISEAVHEHPELVQKYLGSVVPQKDNYYAALNSAVFSDGSFVYIPKGVRCPMELSTYFRINEQNTGQFERTLIVADEGSHVSYLEGCTAPMRDENQLHAAVVELVALDNAEIKYSTVQNWYPGDAEGKGGIYNFVTKRGVCHTNAKISWTQVETGSAVTWKYPSCVLKGDNSIGEFYSVALTNNYQQADTGTKMIHLGKNTKSTIISKGISAGKSQNAYRGLVRMNPGAEGARNYTQCDSLLIGDKCGAHTFPYIESKHPSAVVEHEATTSKVSDDQLFLCQQRGIDVEKAVSMIVNGFCKEVFKELPMEFAVEAGKLLEVSLEGSVG from the coding sequence ATGACTGAAGAAATTAACGAGTTAATCAAAAGTGAATACGAAGCTGGCTTTGTGACGGACATTGAGTCTGAGACATTGCCACCGGGTATCAATGAAGATGTTATTCGTTTTATCTCTAAGAAGAAAAACGAACCTGAGTGGTTGCTGGAATGGCGCCTGAAGGCTTTCAATGTATGGCAGGAGATGGATGAGCCTAAATGGGCCCATGTTCATTATCCTGAAATCGATTTCCAGGCGGTATCCTATTATTCTGCGCCGAAAAGCATGGATGACAAACCTAAGAGCCTGGATGAAGTTGATCCTGAATTGCTTCGCACCTATGAAAAGCTGGGTATTCCTCTTCATGAACAAGAGATCCTGGCCGGTGTTGCTGTGGATGTGGTATTTGATTCTGTTTCTGTTGCCACCACATTCCGTGAAAAGCTAAAAGAAGCCGGTGTGATTTTCATGCCAATCAGTGAAGCGGTGCATGAGCATCCTGAACTGGTTCAGAAATATCTTGGTAGTGTCGTTCCTCAGAAAGATAACTACTATGCCGCGTTAAACAGTGCGGTATTTAGTGACGGTTCATTCGTTTACATTCCTAAGGGCGTGCGTTGTCCGATGGAGTTGTCCACATACTTCCGCATTAACGAACAAAATACAGGTCAGTTTGAACGTACCCTAATTGTTGCGGATGAGGGAAGTCACGTCAGTTATTTGGAAGGCTGTACCGCACCGATGCGTGACGAAAACCAATTGCACGCAGCGGTGGTTGAGCTGGTTGCGCTGGATAACGCTGAAATTAAGTACTCTACCGTTCAGAACTGGTATCCGGGTGATGCTGAAGGTAAAGGTGGTATTTATAACTTCGTGACCAAGCGTGGTGTTTGTCATACCAATGCTAAGATTTCCTGGACTCAGGTAGAGACAGGTTCTGCAGTAACCTGGAAATACCCAAGCTGTGTATTGAAAGGCGATAACAGTATTGGTGAATTCTATTCCGTTGCTTTGACTAACAACTACCAGCAAGCGGATACGGGAACCAAGATGATTCACTTGGGCAAGAACACCAAGTCGACCATCATCTCAAAAGGTATTTCAGCCGGTAAAAGCCAGAACGCCTATCGTGGCTTGGTTCGTATGAACCCGGGTGCAGAAGGTGCTCGTAATTACACCCAATGTGATTCCTTATTGATTGGTGATAAGTGTGGTGCTCACACCTTCCCATACATCGAAAGTAAACACCCAAGCGCCGTTGTAGAGCATGAGGCGACGACATCTAAAGTGAGTGATGATCAGTTGTTCTTGTGTCAACAGCGTGGCATTGACGTCGAAAAAGCCGTTTCCATGATCGTGAACGGTTTTTGTAAAGAAGTATTCAAAGAGCTACCTATGGAATTCGCGGTTGAAGCAGGCAAGTTGCTTGAAGTCAGCCTAGAAGGTTCCGTAGGTTAA
- the sufC gene encoding Fe-S cluster assembly ATPase SufC, with translation MNDLQAKVEDKDILKGLNLDIKPGEVHAIMGPNGAGKSTLGNVLSGREGYEVTGGSVQFKGKDLLDMEPEERAREGLFLAFQYPVEIPGVSNLEFLKASVDAVREHRGQEPMDSVSFMKLAREKCKAVNLDQNFLKRGVNEGFSGGEKKRNEIMQMMLLEPSVCILDETDSGLDIDALQVVADGVNSQRSPDRSFIVVTHYQRLLDYIVPDYVHVLAGGKIVKSGGKELALELEEKGYSWIDEEVA, from the coding sequence ATTAACGATTTGCAGGCAAAAGTAGAAGACAAAGACATTCTTAAAGGTCTGAATCTGGACATCAAACCAGGCGAAGTTCACGCGATTATGGGCCCGAACGGTGCTGGTAAGAGTACGTTGGGTAATGTGCTTTCTGGTCGTGAAGGCTATGAAGTGACGGGTGGTTCTGTTCAGTTTAAAGGTAAAGACCTGTTAGACATGGAACCAGAAGAGCGTGCTCGTGAAGGTTTGTTCCTTGCGTTCCAATATCCGGTTGAAATTCCGGGTGTATCGAATCTTGAGTTTTTGAAAGCATCTGTGGATGCGGTTCGTGAGCATCGTGGTCAAGAACCAATGGACTCTGTGAGCTTCATGAAGTTGGCTCGTGAGAAATGTAAAGCGGTAAATCTTGATCAGAACTTCCTTAAGCGCGGTGTGAACGAAGGTTTCTCCGGCGGTGAGAAGAAGCGTAATGAAATCATGCAGATGATGTTGCTTGAGCCGTCGGTTTGTATTCTTGATGAAACCGATTCAGGTTTGGACATCGACGCGTTGCAGGTGGTGGCTGACGGTGTGAATTCTCAGCGTAGCCCGGATCGTTCTTTCATCGTTGTAACTCACTATCAGCGTTTGCTTGATTACATTGTGCCTGACTATGTACACGTTTTGGCGGGCGGTAAGATTGTGAAGTCTGGTGGCAAAGAACTTGCGCTAGAGCTTGAAGAGAAAGGCTACAGCTGGATTGACGAAGAGGTCGCGTAA
- the sufD gene encoding Fe-S cluster assembly protein SufD, with protein MTEAVNQTFDYAAQAAQFAEQTSAPAWLDSLKAEGVKAFGEYAWPTRKTEHWKYTNLSALTKANFAQAAPANSADLSEAVAKPLFDIEGLDAAQLVFINGSFSSHLSTGIEELKALDSVEVVRFSEANEEQQQSITSHLGSITLNDQHMFSALNAGQLEDGVFVRFLKNKKTDKAIQVVHLTTAQDQAFSVNARLLVVSETGSQGVVVESFVSDDESQSALVNSLTECKLEDNAKLFHYRLQLEQEDIIHVGGMHVAQQASSQLESFHVGLGGKVKRVDIVVNHEGPGAHCDLKGVYLPQNNQHIDYHTCIEHKVPHCTTDEVFRGIIADQAKAVFNGRIHIHPDAQKTLAELNNRNLLLSNKAEINTKPELEIYADDVRCAHGATIAQLDEKAMSYMLSRGISRQEAEVMLSFGFINELLDDLAHHPIQEKLRPILAQLFDKERFGKDKSLTRHIV; from the coding sequence ATGACAGAAGCGGTAAATCAAACATTTGACTATGCAGCGCAAGCCGCTCAGTTTGCTGAGCAAACGTCTGCGCCTGCATGGCTGGATTCTTTAAAAGCTGAAGGTGTTAAAGCCTTTGGTGAATATGCCTGGCCAACTCGTAAAACAGAACATTGGAAATACACCAATTTGTCGGCGTTGACGAAAGCGAACTTTGCTCAAGCAGCGCCTGCAAATTCAGCCGACCTTTCTGAGGCAGTAGCAAAACCGTTATTCGATATTGAAGGCTTGGATGCGGCTCAATTGGTATTCATCAACGGTTCTTTCAGCAGTCATTTGTCGACTGGCATCGAAGAACTGAAGGCTCTGGATTCTGTTGAAGTGGTTCGTTTTTCAGAAGCTAATGAAGAGCAGCAGCAATCAATTACCTCTCATCTTGGATCGATTACTCTGAACGATCAGCATATGTTCAGTGCTTTGAATGCGGGTCAACTTGAAGATGGTGTGTTTGTTCGTTTTCTTAAAAATAAGAAAACAGACAAGGCGATTCAGGTTGTTCATTTGACGACCGCGCAAGATCAAGCGTTTTCAGTGAATGCCCGTTTGTTGGTTGTTTCTGAAACCGGTTCGCAAGGTGTTGTTGTTGAAAGCTTTGTATCGGATGACGAAAGTCAGTCTGCTTTGGTGAACAGTTTGACCGAGTGTAAGCTGGAGGATAACGCTAAGTTATTCCATTATCGCTTACAACTGGAGCAAGAAGACATCATTCACGTTGGCGGTATGCACGTTGCGCAGCAAGCTTCAAGTCAACTTGAAAGCTTTCATGTGGGGCTTGGCGGTAAAGTTAAGCGCGTAGATATCGTGGTGAATCATGAAGGTCCAGGTGCGCACTGTGATCTGAAGGGGGTTTATCTTCCTCAGAATAATCAGCATATCGATTATCACACCTGCATTGAGCACAAGGTTCCTCACTGTACAACGGATGAAGTATTCCGAGGCATCATTGCAGATCAAGCCAAGGCCGTATTTAACGGAAGAATTCATATTCATCCAGATGCACAGAAGACCTTGGCTGAATTAAATAACCGTAATTTGTTGCTATCGAACAAAGCGGAAATCAATACCAAGCCTGAGTTGGAAATTTACGCCGATGACGTGCGTTGTGCTCATGGTGCAACCATTGCTCAGTTGGATGAGAAGGCGATGAGCTACATGTTGTCTCGTGGTATTTCTCGTCAGGAAGCGGAAGTGATGTTGAGCTTCGGATTCATTAACGAGTTGTTGGATGATCTTGCTCATCACCCGATTCAGGAAAAATTACGCCCAATCCTTGCGCAATTATTCGATAAAGAGCGGTTTGGTAAAGATAAGTCATTAACAAGGCATATCGTATGA
- a CDS encoding aminotransferase class V-fold PLP-dependent enzyme produces the protein MTTGVAEVVAEGASKALDLETIRKDFPILDQLVNGHPLVYLDNAATTQKPKAVMDALSKYYSNDNSNVHRGAHELSDRATQAFEDARVVVQKFLNAEASEEIIWTRGTTESINLVAQTFGLANVKAGNNVIISAMEHHSNIVPWQMLCERTGAELRVIPVNDQGELQFDEFLKLLDAETALVSVVHVSNALGSINPVKEIIDAAHQQNAKVLIDGAQAVAHWAVDVQALDCDFYAFSGHKLFGPTGIGVLYGKKALLDAMPPYQFGGEMIEQVSFSGTTFNKLPYKYEAGTPNIAGAIGLAAAIKYLEALDRSALAAHEDALLEHAKKRAAEIPEIQLVGTAEKKASVLSFLIKGAHPHDVGTLLDQQGVAVRTGHHCAMPIMDQYCIPGTVRASFTFYNTIEEVDALFDAINKVKMFLL, from the coding sequence ATGACGACTGGTGTTGCAGAAGTAGTTGCTGAAGGCGCTTCAAAAGCGTTGGATTTGGAAACTATCCGTAAGGATTTTCCAATTTTAGATCAGCTGGTGAATGGTCATCCATTGGTGTATCTGGATAATGCAGCCACCACGCAGAAACCGAAAGCTGTGATGGATGCGCTGTCTAAGTACTATTCGAACGATAACTCCAATGTGCATCGCGGTGCACATGAGTTGAGCGATCGAGCGACTCAGGCATTCGAAGATGCTCGTGTTGTTGTTCAGAAATTCCTTAATGCTGAGGCCTCTGAAGAAATCATCTGGACGCGTGGTACAACCGAAAGCATTAACTTAGTTGCTCAGACCTTCGGTCTGGCCAATGTTAAAGCTGGAAATAATGTGATTATTTCAGCGATGGAGCATCACTCTAATATTGTGCCTTGGCAGATGTTGTGTGAGCGTACCGGAGCTGAGCTGCGAGTTATCCCTGTGAATGATCAGGGTGAATTACAGTTTGATGAGTTCTTGAAATTGTTGGATGCAGAAACTGCGTTAGTATCTGTAGTTCACGTATCGAACGCATTAGGTAGCATTAACCCAGTCAAGGAAATCATCGATGCAGCGCATCAGCAAAATGCCAAAGTATTGATTGATGGCGCTCAGGCTGTGGCGCATTGGGCTGTAGATGTTCAAGCGTTGGATTGCGATTTTTACGCGTTCTCAGGTCACAAGCTGTTTGGTCCAACTGGCATTGGCGTACTTTATGGTAAGAAAGCCCTGTTAGATGCAATGCCTCCGTATCAGTTCGGCGGCGAGATGATCGAGCAAGTGAGCTTCTCTGGCACCACTTTCAACAAGTTGCCGTATAAATACGAAGCTGGTACTCCAAACATTGCGGGTGCGATTGGTCTTGCCGCAGCGATCAAGTATTTGGAAGCCTTGGATCGTTCTGCGTTAGCAGCACACGAAGATGCACTTCTGGAGCACGCCAAGAAACGTGCAGCAGAAATTCCTGAAATTCAGCTAGTGGGCACTGCTGAGAAAAAAGCGAGTGTGTTGAGCTTCTTGATTAAAGGTGCACACCCACACGATGTGGGAACTTTGTTGGATCAGCAAGGGGTTGCGGTTCGTACCGGGCATCACTGTGCTATGCCGATTATGGATCAGTATTGCATTCCTGGAACGGTACGTGCGTCCTTTACCTTCTATAACACCATAGAAGAAGTTGATGCGCTGTTTGATGCCATCAATAAAGTGAAGATGTTTTTGTTATAA
- a CDS encoding HesB/IscA family protein, which yields MTVESFNPEDAVLTITDAAAKHLAGQIQRTKSAGIRLAVNESGCSGFMYELNLTSDVPEGDKVFNLAEGVTLYVAVDALPMVQGTEIDYHTEGLNSTIKFNNPNAKALCGCGESFTV from the coding sequence ATGACGGTTGAATCTTTTAACCCAGAAGATGCGGTATTAACAATTACAGACGCTGCGGCCAAGCATTTAGCGGGGCAAATTCAGCGAACTAAATCGGCAGGCATTCGTTTGGCTGTGAATGAAAGTGGCTGCTCCGGCTTTATGTATGAGTTAAATCTTACTTCAGACGTTCCGGAAGGCGATAAGGTGTTCAATCTGGCCGAAGGTGTCACCTTGTATGTGGCTGTGGATGCATTACCAATGGTGCAGGGCACCGAGATTGATTACCACACAGAAGGCTTGAACAGTACCATCAAGTTCAACAATCCAAACGCTAAGGCGCTTTGTGGTTGTGGTGAAAGCTTTACCGTTTAA
- the sufT gene encoding putative Fe-S cluster assembly protein SufT produces the protein MERRMVATVRDCPARLVPAGTKISIPSGTFVTITQALGGNYTVTVNGNMARVDGTDADALGLIAEELEFSNVSDNVIHEDHVWQALKTVFDPEIPVNLVDLGLIYNVSINQGEKKVVIDMTLTAPGCGMGPVLVSDVKYRVGKVPNVDDVAVELVFDPPWHRDMMSEEAQLETGMFF, from the coding sequence ATGGAACGTAGAATGGTTGCCACTGTCCGTGATTGTCCAGCAAGACTGGTTCCGGCGGGCACAAAAATCAGTATTCCTTCGGGAACGTTTGTAACCATCACGCAAGCGCTCGGTGGAAACTATACGGTGACAGTTAATGGCAACATGGCTCGTGTTGATGGTACCGATGCTGATGCGCTCGGTTTGATTGCGGAAGAGCTGGAATTTTCTAATGTCTCTGACAACGTGATTCATGAAGATCATGTATGGCAAGCGTTAAAGACAGTGTTTGACCCTGAGATTCCTGTGAACTTGGTTGATTTGGGTTTGATTTATAACGTCTCTATCAATCAGGGCGAGAAAAAAGTTGTGATTGATATGACACTGACAGCACCTGGGTGCGGTATGGGCCCTGTGTTGGTAAGCGATGTTAAGTATCGAGTGGGCAAAGTTCCTAACGTAGATGACGTTGCGGTTGAGCTTGTTTTCGATCCTCCATGGCACAGAGACATGATGAGTGAAGAAGCGCAGCTCGAAACAGGTATGTTCTTTTAG
- a CDS encoding SufE family protein, which translates to MSNPFGTEITPEEIVDTLGFFDSWEDRYRYIIDLGKQLPEMDDAKKTDDRIVKGCQSQVWIDHWLEGDKIMLSVDSDAHIVRGLLAVVMSAYNGKTPQQVLDFDIEAFFNELDLIKHLSPTRGNGLRSMVQKIRELATTLS; encoded by the coding sequence ATGTCGAATCCATTTGGAACTGAAATTACCCCGGAAGAAATTGTAGATACGCTTGGCTTCTTTGATAGTTGGGAAGACAGATATCGCTACATTATTGATCTGGGTAAGCAGCTTCCTGAGATGGATGATGCTAAAAAGACAGACGACCGAATTGTTAAGGGCTGTCAGTCTCAGGTTTGGATTGATCACTGGTTGGAAGGCGATAAAATCATGTTGAGTGTTGATAGTGATGCTCATATTGTTCGTGGCCTTTTAGCCGTAGTTATGAGTGCCTATAACGGAAAAACTCCACAGCAAGTCCTGGATTTTGATATCGAGGCTTTCTTTAATGAGCTTGATTTAATCAAGCATCTTTCTCCTACGCGCGGCAACGGTTTGCGCTCAATGGTTCAGAAAATTCGTGAGTTGGCGACTACGCTAAGCTAA
- a CDS encoding Hsp20/alpha crystallin family protein, with the protein MDLKKLSPANWFKNEQEEKSISSQTASYNPVTQMHQEMDRIFDQAFRGFGFPTSRLLSQRWPELGADLAQVLRPNLDIKEGDDHFIVSVEMPGVEKSDVNIELNGHDLIISGEKKQEETKENEGYHCVERSYGSFRRLLHLPESADPETLKASFENGVLSLNVSKRIGEQNTGRKIELE; encoded by the coding sequence ATGGACCTTAAAAAACTTTCTCCTGCTAACTGGTTTAAAAATGAGCAGGAAGAGAAAAGTATTTCTTCTCAAACTGCATCATATAATCCTGTAACGCAGATGCATCAGGAAATGGATCGCATCTTTGATCAAGCCTTCAGAGGCTTTGGTTTTCCAACCTCTCGTTTATTATCTCAGCGCTGGCCTGAGTTAGGTGCTGATTTGGCGCAGGTGCTGAGACCTAACCTTGATATCAAGGAGGGGGATGACCATTTTATCGTCTCTGTTGAAATGCCGGGTGTTGAAAAGTCAGACGTGAACATTGAATTGAATGGTCACGACTTGATTATCAGTGGTGAGAAAAAGCAGGAAGAGACGAAAGAAAACGAAGGGTATCATTGTGTTGAAAGAAGTTATGGAAGTTTTCGTCGACTGCTTCACCTTCCTGAGTCTGCTGATCCGGAAACACTGAAAGCCAGTTTTGAAAACGGTGTGTTGTCGCTAAATGTGTCAAAAAGGATTGGCGAGCAGAATACCGGTCGAAAGATTGAGTTGGAGTAA
- a CDS encoding mechanosensitive ion channel family protein, with product MENFFSEVVQPWSYKLLIAVVVFIVGRILVKVVMSMVRGIMTRAKTDEILVNFVSSILNMLLMLVVVVVSLDQLGVDTTSLVALVGAAGLAVGLALKDSLQNFAAGVMLVLFRPFKTGDFVEIAGVSGVVEKITIFSTLIRTGDNKEVIVPNGSIYSGTIINYSARDTRRIDLVVGVDYSSDVREVKRVLEDILNSHPLVLKDPEPVVALVELGDSSVNFNFRPWVKTDDYWSVRAELLEQVKLTLDEQGIGIPFPQMDVHLFKEAAQ from the coding sequence ATGGAGAATTTTTTCAGTGAGGTGGTACAGCCTTGGTCATACAAGCTGTTGATTGCCGTCGTTGTTTTTATTGTTGGTCGTATTCTGGTTAAAGTTGTGATGAGTATGGTGCGAGGCATCATGACTCGTGCAAAGACTGACGAAATCTTGGTGAACTTTGTTTCTTCAATTTTGAATATGCTGCTCATGCTGGTTGTGGTGGTTGTGTCATTGGATCAGCTGGGTGTGGATACAACTTCCTTGGTAGCCTTGGTTGGTGCAGCTGGTTTGGCTGTAGGTCTGGCGTTGAAAGATTCGCTTCAGAACTTTGCTGCAGGTGTGATGCTGGTGTTATTCAGACCGTTTAAAACAGGAGACTTTGTTGAGATCGCAGGAGTTTCTGGTGTGGTTGAAAAAATTACCATCTTCTCAACCTTGATTCGTACGGGAGATAACAAAGAAGTAATCGTTCCTAACGGCTCCATCTATTCCGGTACGATTATTAACTACTCGGCTAGAGACACACGTCGTATCGACTTGGTGGTTGGTGTGGACTATTCCAGTGACGTTCGTGAAGTTAAGCGTGTGTTAGAGGATATTTTGAATTCGCATCCCTTGGTGCTGAAAGATCCGGAACCTGTAGTGGCACTCGTGGAATTAGGCGATAGCAGTGTTAACTTCAACTTTAGACCTTGGGTTAAGACCGATGATTACTGGTCAGTGCGTGCAGAGTTATTAGAGCAGGTGAAACTGACGTTGGATGAACAGGGGATAGGCATTCCTTTTCCACAAATGGATGTTCATTTGTTTAAAGAGGCGGCTCAGTAA
- a CDS encoding chemotaxis protein CheW — MKWITFCVEDEDYCHQVSSVKEVLRYEEPVPVPGAPDFVAGIINVRGEVMVVLDTRIIMGLPPFQMTDASRIICLELPEGNFGLLVDSVSEMIDFEDSQLDQGAQPTITGSSMMIKGTYKDEKGLKIAIDVDTFVANYIEERQAALA, encoded by the coding sequence ATGAAGTGGATTACATTTTGTGTTGAAGACGAGGATTATTGTCATCAAGTCAGTTCAGTGAAAGAGGTACTTCGTTATGAAGAGCCTGTTCCTGTACCTGGTGCGCCGGATTTTGTGGCAGGGATCATTAATGTCCGTGGTGAAGTGATGGTAGTTTTGGATACCCGAATTATTATGGGATTGCCACCTTTTCAGATGACGGATGCCAGTCGAATCATTTGTCTGGAGTTACCAGAAGGTAATTTTGGGCTGCTTGTGGATTCTGTTTCAGAAATGATTGATTTTGAAGATTCGCAGCTTGACCAAGGTGCACAGCCAACCATTACTGGTTCGTCGATGATGATCAAGGGTACATACAAAGATGAGAAAGGGCTTAAGATTGCGATTGATGTGGATACTTTTGTTGCCAACTACATCGAAGAGCGTCAGGCGGCGTTAGCTTAA